The Gammaproteobacteria bacterium genome window below encodes:
- a CDS encoding cation diffusion facilitator family transporter, producing the protein MEHSHQHPTPKNYSLAFGIGTALNVIFVIVEATFGFLSNSLALIADAGHNLGDVLALLLAWGATYLAQRKPTNTKTYGLRRGTILAAFISSLILLMTMSIVAWEALGRFSIPSEVNSMTIIIVAAIGVVINTATALLFLTSQHDDLNIKAAFIHMAADAGVSLGVVIAGIAIMLTGLFWIDPAISLLIVIVIVISTWGVFRDSFNLAMDGVPKGIDVEEVRSFILQQDGITAIHDLHVWAMSTTQVALTAHIVRDTTNLDDQFLQQLSSELQNKFGIIHPTIQIESGKNAHLCDQAHLDSV; encoded by the coding sequence ATGGAACACTCCCACCAGCACCCTACTCCTAAAAATTACAGCTTGGCGTTTGGCATTGGCACGGCTTTAAATGTAATTTTTGTAATTGTTGAAGCAACTTTTGGCTTTTTATCTAATTCTTTAGCGCTCATTGCAGATGCAGGCCACAATCTTGGAGATGTTCTTGCACTACTTTTGGCATGGGGCGCAACGTACTTAGCTCAACGCAAACCCACCAACACAAAAACCTATGGATTACGCAGAGGAACTATCTTAGCGGCCTTTATAAGCAGTCTAATTCTTTTAATGACGATGAGCATTGTTGCCTGGGAAGCTTTGGGACGATTTTCTATCCCGTCCGAAGTCAATTCAATGACGATTATTATTGTAGCGGCAATAGGTGTCGTTATAAATACTGCTACTGCACTGCTATTCTTAACGAGTCAACATGATGATTTAAATATTAAAGCCGCATTTATTCACATGGCTGCCGATGCAGGAGTTTCATTAGGTGTAGTCATTGCAGGCATCGCAATAATGCTAACAGGACTGTTTTGGATTGACCCTGCAATTAGTTTACTAATTGTTATTGTGATTGTGATCAGTACTTGGGGTGTATTTCGAGATTCATTTAACTTAGCCATGGATGGTGTACCCAAAGGCATAGATGTTGAAGAAGTAAGAAGCTTTATTTTACAACAAGATGGAATTACGGCTATTCACGACTTGCATGTTTGGGCCATGAGCACCACCCAAGTTGCACTTACTGCTCATATTGTTCGTGATACAACAAATTTAGATGATCAGTTTTTACAACAGCTTAGTTCTGAATTACAAAATAAGTTTGGAATTATCCACCCGACTATACAAATTGAATCTGGAAAAAATGCGCATTTATGTGACCAAGCCCACCTTGATAGTGTATAG
- a CDS encoding tryptophan-rich sensory protein, with protein sequence MNVKWLSLAFWIGLCLFVGFVGSFFTPGEWYLGMQKSSLTPPNIVFPIVWNILFILMGVAAWRIWGKREYGLSIALLLFIVQLGLNILWSYLFFGIHRPDLALLEIIILWLAILSTVIIFFKTDKKAGVLMLPYLTWVSFAIYLNYSFVQMNNL encoded by the coding sequence ATGAATGTAAAATGGCTTAGTTTAGCTTTCTGGATAGGCTTGTGTTTATTCGTTGGATTTGTAGGGTCTTTCTTTACTCCTGGGGAATGGTACCTAGGTATGCAGAAATCTTCATTGACCCCTCCTAATATCGTATTTCCAATTGTATGGAATATTTTATTTATTTTAATGGGAGTTGCTGCGTGGCGTATTTGGGGGAAGCGTGAATATGGGCTGAGCATTGCGCTGTTATTGTTTATTGTGCAGTTAGGTTTAAACATTCTATGGTCGTATTTATTCTTTGGTATACATCGACCTGATTTAGCGCTATTAGAAATTATCATTCTATGGCTTGCGATATTGTCTACAGTCATTATTTTCTTTAAGACTGACAAAAAGGCGGGTGTATTGATGTTGCCGTATTTAACATGGGTAAGTTTTGCTATATATCTAAATTATTCTTTTGTGCAAATGAATAATCTTTAG
- a CDS encoding MMPL family transporter, whose translation MFQIISSAITEIVIRKPIVVLVSMLALVAASSVYIANLNIDASPDSLMLESDPDLKYYREVHREYGTDEYIIVGFKPNKAMLELETIRYIEDISNQFKKINGIAGVTSLSNVPLLLQLKEDEKTGETSFSNLLNSNVDLKKAEQEFTSSPIYVNNLISKDLSTTAIKVDIQKNKELVGLIEHKYELLEQQESDPKKTQITNELEELRDNIILERQVINQRYKEVLDSVRGILAAEVDKGEFYLAGAPLIGNDMKEYVVKDIRTFGIAILGIMIVVLFLFFRKPAWIFLALICAVLNVLLVAGLASLLGFQLTIISSNFVALLIIFSVTLSIHVIIRYQEIQAKHPDDSVEDKIRTAISQIITPCSYMVLTSAIAFFSLVVSDINPVITFGYIMILGLFCAFLLTFTVLPALIKLIKPISRKLEKDKSADFLENILQVIVKNKKLTLTILIGMFALNILGISQLTVENRFIDYFKKSTDIYKGLELVDQDLGGTVPLEIMLEAGSEQEEIDDELEEDEEFGDYLTELEETQDDFTAKSYWYNRSGIKKINKVHRYLEDLPQIGKVLSLSSTEEVFRTINKGGPLEDFHLSLVYSKVPEKIKNVLISPYVSSDGSQARVLARIKDSDHTLIRNDLLKKIKADLNGEFIKNGESVRLTGISVLYNNVLQSLFKSQILTLGTVFVAILIMLIVLFRSVKLAIIGTLPNIFTALFILGCMGVFGIPLDIMTITIAAITIGIGVDYAIHYIHRYKKEYAESGDNYQAIHKSQTTVGKALYFTSITITLGFVVLILSNFVPSIYFGLLTSVAMLVSLFATFSIIPLLLSVMKPLKV comes from the coding sequence ATGTTCCAAATTATTAGCAGTGCAATAACTGAAATAGTTATACGCAAACCAATCGTTGTACTTGTGAGTATGTTAGCGCTCGTTGCAGCATCTAGTGTCTATATTGCAAATCTAAACATTGATGCTTCTCCTGATTCGCTCATGTTAGAGAGTGATCCTGATCTTAAATATTATCGAGAGGTGCACCGCGAATATGGTACGGATGAATACATAATTGTTGGTTTTAAGCCCAATAAAGCTATGTTGGAGCTTGAAACCATTCGCTATATAGAAGATATATCGAATCAATTTAAGAAAATCAATGGAATAGCCGGTGTCACCTCATTGAGTAATGTGCCACTTTTATTGCAACTCAAAGAAGATGAAAAAACAGGCGAAACTAGTTTTTCCAATTTATTGAACTCAAATGTTGATCTTAAAAAAGCGGAACAAGAATTCACCTCGAGTCCGATATACGTTAATAATTTAATCAGTAAAGACTTAAGTACAACCGCTATAAAAGTTGATATACAGAAGAATAAAGAACTTGTTGGTTTAATTGAGCATAAGTATGAGCTATTAGAACAGCAAGAATCCGACCCTAAGAAAACACAAATCACAAATGAGCTAGAGGAGCTGCGTGATAATATTATATTAGAACGACAAGTCATCAATCAGCGTTATAAGGAAGTGCTAGATTCTGTAAGAGGAATACTGGCTGCGGAAGTGGATAAAGGGGAATTTTATTTAGCAGGTGCGCCTTTAATTGGAAATGACATGAAAGAGTATGTGGTTAAAGACATACGTACTTTTGGCATTGCCATCCTGGGTATTATGATAGTGGTATTGTTCTTGTTTTTTAGAAAACCAGCGTGGATTTTCTTAGCACTTATTTGTGCAGTATTAAATGTTCTACTGGTTGCAGGTTTAGCATCGCTATTAGGCTTTCAGTTAACCATTATTTCCTCTAATTTTGTTGCCTTGCTGATTATATTTTCAGTCACGTTATCGATACACGTAATAATTCGCTATCAGGAAATTCAGGCAAAACATCCTGATGATAGTGTTGAAGATAAGATTAGAACTGCTATCTCTCAAATCATCACTCCGTGTTCGTACATGGTGTTGACTTCTGCGATAGCGTTTTTCTCATTAGTGGTGAGTGATATCAATCCAGTAATCACTTTTGGCTACATTATGATACTTGGGCTGTTTTGTGCATTTCTGCTGACGTTTACGGTGTTGCCTGCACTGATAAAACTGATTAAGCCTATATCACGCAAACTAGAGAAAGATAAATCTGCTGATTTTCTTGAAAATATTTTGCAAGTTATTGTTAAAAATAAGAAATTAACTTTAACGATATTAATTGGAATGTTTGCACTGAATATATTAGGTATCAGTCAACTTACTGTAGAAAATCGATTTATTGATTATTTTAAAAAATCTACTGATATATATAAAGGACTGGAATTAGTAGATCAAGACTTGGGGGGGACGGTTCCGCTAGAGATTATGCTAGAAGCAGGTTCTGAGCAAGAGGAGATAGATGACGAGTTAGAAGAAGATGAAGAGTTTGGTGATTATTTAACAGAGCTGGAAGAAACCCAAGATGACTTTACGGCAAAAAGTTATTGGTATAACCGCAGCGGAATTAAAAAGATTAACAAAGTTCATCGATATTTAGAAGACCTGCCGCAAATTGGCAAGGTGTTGTCTTTATCAAGCACTGAGGAAGTGTTCAGAACGATCAATAAAGGTGGGCCATTAGAGGATTTTCATTTATCACTGGTCTATTCAAAAGTACCAGAAAAAATTAAAAACGTATTGATATCGCCCTACGTTTCAAGTGATGGAAGTCAAGCACGTGTACTAGCGCGTATCAAGGATTCTGACCACACTTTGATTCGCAATGACTTGCTGAAAAAGATCAAGGCAGATTTAAATGGCGAATTTATAAAAAATGGTGAAAGTGTACGGTTAACAGGAATTAGTGTTTTATACAATAATGTTCTACAAAGTTTATTTAAGTCACAGATCTTAACGCTCGGTACTGTTTTTGTAGCAATACTTATTATGCTGATTGTTCTATTCAGAAGTGTGAAGCTTGCGATTATTGGAACATTGCCGAATATTTTTACAGCGCTCTTTATTTTAGGGTGTATGGGTGTGTTCGGTATTCCGTTAGATATAATGACCATAACGATTGCAGCCATCACGATAGGAATAGGGGTGGATTATGCCATTCACTATATCCATCGCTATAAGAAAGAATATGCTGAAAGTGGTGATAACTACCAGGCTATACATAAATCACAAACAACTGTAGGTAAGGCATTGTACTTTACCTCTATCACCATCACCTTGGGGTTTGTGGTATTGATCCTTTCTAATTTTGTGCCATCCATTTATTTTGGCTTGCTGACAAGTGTGGCAATGCTTGTGTCGCTATTTGCAACCTTTAGCATCATTCCGTTGTTGCTATCGGTAATGAAACCACTCAAAGTTTAA
- a CDS encoding uridylate kinase, translated as MPKDIRINTEAWVIKIGGSLCDSKYLVQWLNSISEYSSKKIIIVPGGGPFADQVRLADKKFDLGVYAHHMAVMAMQQYANVLASLCPAMALTHSAERTHQIWVESKVAIWEPYEMVRNQCTLDQTWDVTSDSLAVWLAGKLGINNLLLVKSSKQVLEETDLDSLTKSKCIDATLNKLVNANKINLNILHKSKVSDLQSLLNTH; from the coding sequence ATGCCCAAGGATATTAGGATTAATACTGAAGCTTGGGTGATTAAAATAGGCGGTAGCTTATGCGATAGTAAGTATCTAGTTCAGTGGTTAAATTCTATTAGCGAATATTCGAGTAAAAAAATCATCATCGTTCCTGGGGGTGGGCCATTCGCAGATCAAGTGAGGTTGGCTGATAAGAAATTTGATTTAGGAGTTTATGCGCACCATATGGCGGTTATGGCAATGCAGCAATATGCGAATGTATTGGCTTCACTTTGTCCTGCAATGGCATTAACGCATTCAGCAGAACGCACACACCAAATCTGGGTAGAGTCAAAAGTAGCTATATGGGAACCCTATGAGATGGTTCGTAATCAATGTACATTGGACCAAACTTGGGACGTGACCTCAGATAGTCTGGCAGTATGGTTAGCGGGAAAGTTGGGTATAAATAATCTATTATTAGTAAAATCTTCAAAACAAGTACTAGAAGAAACAGATTTAGACTCTCTTACTAAAAGCAAATGTATAGATGCAACATTAAATAAATTAGTCAATGCTAATAAAATAAATTTAAATATTTTGCATAAGTCGAAAGTGAGCGACTTACAGAGCTTGCTTAATACACATTAA
- the pabB gene encoding aminodeoxychorismate synthase component I, producing MNKYLIAEIPYSHNSSILFDKFAEEPWSVFLDSNQPDAIYGRYDIISSRPKVCITSKNNKNNIESWSESLSAPGDPFSVLKEYLLPQIQKNKSDSLENDLKLPFVGGALGYFSYDLGRSLEKLPSISQDDIDLPDMKIGIYSWAIIVDHKKKNTVLVGDKTDLRIQRDWDDLVKYVLDKKPLKKRQEFNVLRSVESNMDEAAYAKAFAQIKSYIREGDCYQVNLAQRFNALVEGDPWQAYCVLRRINPSPFSAYLNYTDFQVLSNSPERFLSVKNNVVQTKPIKGTRPRSQNLQEDDALLQELINSKKDQAENVMIVDLLRNDISKNCALGSVKVPKLFDIESYPNVHHMVSTITGKLRDHRSALDLLRGSFPGGSITGAPKLRSMEIIEELEPHRRGIYCGAIGYISNDGNMDTNIAIRTILHKNQQMYFYAGGGIVHDSEVSAEYQETFDKAAAMMRVLKQGKEYAQGY from the coding sequence ATGAATAAGTATTTAATTGCAGAAATACCCTATTCACATAATAGCAGTATATTGTTTGATAAATTTGCTGAAGAACCTTGGTCAGTATTTTTGGATAGTAATCAGCCGGATGCTATATATGGCCGCTATGACATTATCAGTTCAAGACCAAAAGTTTGCATAACTAGTAAAAATAATAAAAATAATATTGAATCATGGTCAGAATCTTTATCCGCTCCTGGTGATCCTTTTTCTGTACTAAAAGAATATCTTCTACCCCAAATACAAAAAAACAAATCCGATTCCCTAGAGAATGATTTAAAACTGCCTTTTGTAGGCGGTGCGCTAGGTTACTTTAGTTACGATTTAGGTAGATCACTGGAAAAGCTTCCATCTATTTCGCAAGACGATATTGATTTGCCTGATATGAAAATAGGGATCTACTCCTGGGCAATAATTGTAGACCACAAAAAGAAAAATACTGTTTTGGTGGGCGATAAAACCGATCTTCGCATACAGCGAGATTGGGATGATTTAGTTAAATATGTTCTGGATAAAAAACCGCTAAAAAAACGCCAAGAATTTAATGTATTGAGAAGTGTCGAATCTAATATGGATGAAGCAGCTTATGCAAAAGCTTTTGCACAGATTAAGTCTTATATAAGAGAAGGGGATTGTTATCAGGTAAATCTAGCCCAGCGGTTTAATGCGCTAGTTGAAGGCGATCCTTGGCAAGCTTATTGTGTGCTTCGTCGTATCAATCCATCACCGTTTAGTGCCTATTTGAATTACACGGATTTCCAAGTCCTTAGTAATTCTCCAGAACGGTTTTTATCGGTTAAAAACAATGTCGTTCAAACCAAACCAATTAAAGGCACGCGCCCACGCTCACAAAATTTACAAGAAGATGATGCGCTTTTGCAAGAACTGATAAATAGCAAAAAAGACCAAGCTGAAAACGTCATGATTGTAGACTTGCTACGCAATGATATTAGTAAAAACTGCGCTTTAGGCTCTGTTAAAGTGCCAAAATTATTTGATATAGAGAGCTATCCAAATGTTCATCATATGGTAAGCACTATTACTGGAAAATTACGAGATCATCGTAGTGCGCTTGATTTGTTGCGTGGTAGTTTTCCTGGAGGATCTATTACAGGGGCTCCTAAACTACGATCGATGGAAATCATCGAAGAGCTAGAACCACATCGTCGAGGTATTTATTGCGGTGCGATTGGGTATATAAGTAATGATGGCAATATGGATACTAATATAGCAATTCGAACAATTTTGCATAAAAACCAACAGATGTATTTTTATGCTGGTGGCGGAATTGTTCACGACTCAGAAGTGAGTGCGGAATACCAAGAAACCTTTGATAAGGCAGCGGCCATGATGCGCGTACTGAAGCAAGGTAAGGAATATGCCCAAGGATATTAG
- a CDS encoding H4MPT-linked C1 transfer pathway protein, which translates to MLRSGQNVQPNIIGWDVGGAHVKVAIANKQIISQVQQLVCPLWKGVNELSDCIDVVQKNANFEQYVHAITMTGELVDHFVDREQGVLSIIAEMSNKLGASKVQYYAGTDGFVGADQATAEYCKIASANWLASAHYAAANIENALFIDIGSTTTDIVEVRDHKVAYAGYTDEQRLIARELVYCGVVRTPIFAISKSALVKEKQIPVINEYFANTADVYRLTGELSAYADLSDTLDGRAKDVSSSAARLARMFANDAKKEELEVWRKVAKQIRAAQVQIIKDACRHQFMKKSVSLATPIVGAGVGRFLVRDLAQQLGREYIDFEEYFDLTALNCEFGVGDCAPAASVACLAYASPAFIGDDG; encoded by the coding sequence CTGTTGAGGTCGGGGCAGAACGTGCAGCCTAATATTATAGGATGGGATGTTGGTGGCGCACACGTAAAAGTTGCAATCGCTAACAAGCAAATTATTTCTCAAGTTCAACAATTGGTTTGTCCTCTTTGGAAGGGAGTTAATGAATTAAGTGACTGCATAGATGTGGTTCAAAAAAATGCTAATTTTGAACAGTATGTGCATGCCATAACTATGACGGGAGAGTTAGTGGATCATTTTGTGGATCGCGAGCAAGGCGTGCTTTCGATAATTGCAGAAATGTCAAATAAACTAGGCGCATCTAAGGTGCAATACTATGCAGGGACGGATGGGTTTGTGGGTGCTGATCAAGCGACTGCTGAATATTGTAAAATTGCTTCTGCAAACTGGCTGGCAAGTGCGCATTATGCCGCAGCTAACATTGAGAATGCTTTATTTATTGATATTGGCAGTACTACAACTGATATTGTCGAAGTGCGTGATCATAAAGTGGCGTATGCAGGATACACGGATGAACAAAGGCTGATTGCAAGAGAGTTGGTGTACTGTGGCGTGGTTAGAACCCCTATATTTGCTATCAGCAAGTCTGCTCTAGTAAAAGAAAAACAAATCCCTGTCATCAATGAGTACTTTGCAAATACTGCAGATGTATATCGTCTAACCGGTGAGTTATCCGCTTACGCAGATCTAAGTGATACGCTTGATGGTCGCGCAAAAGATGTATCAAGTAGTGCAGCTCGCCTTGCAAGAATGTTTGCTAATGATGCAAAGAAAGAGGAGTTGGAAGTATGGCGTAAAGTTGCAAAACAAATACGTGCCGCTCAAGTTCAAATAATCAAGGATGCCTGTCGCCATCAATTCATGAAAAAGAGCGTATCACTTGCCACGCCAATCGTAGGTGCTGGTGTAGGGCGTTTCTTAGTAAGAGATCTGGCACAGCAATTGGGTAGAGAATATATTGATTTTGAAGAATACTTTGATCTAACAGCGCTAAATTGTGAATTTGGGGTGGGTGATTGTGCACCTGCAGCATCGGTGGCGTGCTTAGCCTATGCAAGTCCTGCTTTTATAGGCGATGATGGATGA
- a CDS encoding ATP-grasp domain-containing protein: protein MNILIFEYITGGGLVGEALPATLVNEGKLMLNAVVEDFSELADVQVSIMRDYRLQRNPCVNDEHVVSAEHDYVEVIDTLSSHVDALLIIAPESGNILSSLCEKYSNRGFMLLNSTAESIALVGNKLDTFEYLQGYGVSQIPTYGIENIESVEADRIIIKPKDGVGCENIHLLTTTQHLSDAINLGEMKNYIIQPYIQAQSASLSLLCWQGKCRVLSANIQKLIETDDSLKLKECVVNALERNDFIEFSKKLIKSLPGLKGYIGVDILITNNEVLLVEINPRLTTSYVGLKSALGTNPAEWLLQTFAKQELPEIIATINASVTVEVGAERAA, encoded by the coding sequence ATGAATATATTGATCTTCGAGTATATCACTGGTGGAGGGTTGGTAGGCGAGGCGTTGCCAGCTACGTTAGTGAATGAAGGTAAATTAATGCTTAATGCTGTAGTTGAAGATTTTTCAGAATTGGCTGATGTGCAAGTCAGTATAATGCGTGATTATCGATTGCAGCGTAACCCTTGTGTTAATGATGAGCATGTTGTGAGTGCAGAGCACGATTATGTTGAGGTGATTGATACTTTGTCCTCGCATGTGGATGCTTTGCTGATTATTGCACCAGAAAGTGGAAATATTTTATCTAGTTTGTGTGAGAAATATTCTAATAGAGGGTTCATGTTGCTTAATAGCACAGCCGAAAGCATAGCGCTGGTGGGCAATAAGCTAGATACTTTCGAATATTTGCAAGGCTATGGTGTTTCTCAAATTCCAACGTACGGAATAGAAAATATAGAATCTGTAGAAGCAGATAGAATCATTATAAAGCCCAAAGACGGGGTTGGATGTGAAAACATCCATTTATTAACCACTACACAACATCTAAGTGATGCAATAAACCTGGGCGAGATGAAGAACTACATTATTCAGCCCTATATTCAAGCACAAAGCGCAAGTTTAAGTTTGTTATGTTGGCAGGGTAAATGTCGGGTGTTAAGTGCCAATATACAAAAGCTTATCGAGACAGACGACAGTCTGAAATTAAAAGAATGTGTGGTTAATGCGCTTGAGCGAAATGATTTTATCGAATTTAGTAAGAAGTTAATAAAATCCTTGCCTGGTTTAAAAGGTTATATTGGAGTAGATATTTTAATTACCAATAATGAAGTGTTATTGGTTGAAATTAATCCAAGATTAACGACCTCATATGTGGGTTTGAAATCAGCATTAGGCACAAACCCTGCTGAATGGTTGCTGCAGACTTTTGCTAAGCAGGAATTGCCAGAAATTATTGCCACTATAAACGCTAGCGTTACTGTTGAGGTCGGGGCAGAACGTGCAGCCTAA
- a CDS encoding 6-carboxytetrahydropterin synthase: MQCNECKTELGNQIDNEHLFACCGLTLQEYALRHHLPLDLLLNADQVNQKDNVASYLKPTKSFNQQVQDVLAGLYMADAIQQQGEFYCITLGIRRLEQLLWYQKVLHALGFQFKQEYFYENDSHRVVAKNFLKVPSVFLPPRIVNSSGSSFLQQIAVLIAHIGELHAGYLFVDFPKIEDAQRVGVELAKEYQIRLKPLAASEYTEGQLMRCETLEDTTRLVNLLSEYLQDIPNACERFFEQHEKATVVKELVFDSAHFITDHPDKCENLHGGRYAMNVKVKDHIDPLTGFVLDYGYLKRIAKEKIVNELDHHNLNYVAAELSWRSSTELLNIFIWEKLIEYLPGLTELQIYETSQSHCTYKGPSLDEMQKKGQSALLRYFVSDELGKSQLRNILSQSSQRRLKAIG, encoded by the coding sequence ATGCAATGTAATGAATGTAAAACAGAGCTTGGCAATCAAATAGACAATGAGCATTTGTTTGCTTGTTGCGGGTTAACCTTGCAAGAGTATGCATTGCGTCATCATCTACCTCTAGATCTGTTGCTTAATGCTGATCAGGTAAATCAAAAAGATAATGTTGCAAGCTATTTAAAGCCCACTAAATCATTCAACCAACAGGTGCAGGATGTGCTTGCTGGCTTATATATGGCAGATGCGATTCAACAACAAGGTGAATTTTACTGCATTACGCTCGGCATACGCAGGTTAGAGCAATTGCTCTGGTACCAAAAAGTGCTGCATGCACTAGGTTTTCAGTTCAAACAAGAATACTTTTACGAAAATGATAGTCATCGAGTAGTTGCAAAGAACTTTTTAAAAGTACCGAGCGTTTTTCTGCCACCAAGGATCGTTAACAGTTCTGGGTCTTCATTTTTACAGCAAATTGCGGTTTTAATTGCGCATATTGGTGAGCTACATGCAGGCTACCTGTTTGTTGATTTTCCAAAAATTGAAGATGCGCAACGAGTGGGAGTCGAACTGGCGAAAGAATATCAGATTCGACTAAAACCTCTTGCTGCGTCTGAATATACAGAAGGCCAATTAATGAGGTGTGAAACACTGGAAGACACTACACGGTTAGTTAACCTTTTATCTGAATACTTGCAAGACATACCAAATGCATGTGAACGATTCTTTGAACAGCATGAAAAGGCGACAGTAGTTAAAGAACTGGTTTTTGATTCTGCGCATTTTATTACCGATCACCCTGATAAATGTGAGAATCTTCATGGCGGGCGATATGCAATGAACGTTAAGGTCAAAGATCATATTGACCCATTAACAGGATTTGTTCTCGACTATGGTTATTTGAAGCGTATCGCAAAAGAAAAAATTGTTAATGAGTTAGATCACCATAATTTAAATTACGTGGCAGCAGAACTATCTTGGCGTTCAAGTACTGAACTGTTAAATATTTTCATTTGGGAAAAGTTAATTGAATATCTTCCGGGATTAACTGAATTACAAATATATGAAACCAGTCAGTCACATTGTACTTATAAAGGTCCAAGTTTGGATGAGATGCAAAAGAAAGGGCAAAGTGCTTTGTTAAGGTACTTTGTTTCAGACGAGTTAGGTAAATCTCAGCTGCGTAATATTTTAAGTCAAAGTTCTCAGCGAAGGCTTAAGGCTATTGGTTAA
- the fae gene encoding formaldehyde-activating enzyme, translating to MALINRVMTGESLVNDNDPSGTMAEIAHIDLLIGPRGSAVETAFCNGLVNNKDGFSTLLAVVAPNLPCKPNTMMFNKVTIKGGEQAVQMFGPAQAAVAKAVADSVEDGTIPADEADDVFVCVGVFIHWEAKSNEAIYENNYKAVKESLERAVKDEPKAATVVAQKDSAEHPFKGF from the coding sequence ATGGCATTAATCAATAGAGTTATGACTGGAGAGTCTCTCGTTAATGATAACGACCCTTCAGGCACTATGGCTGAAATCGCGCACATCGATTTATTAATCGGACCACGCGGTTCTGCTGTTGAAACAGCTTTCTGTAATGGCTTGGTAAATAACAAGGACGGCTTCTCAACTTTATTAGCTGTTGTTGCACCAAACCTACCTTGTAAGCCAAATACTATGATGTTCAATAAAGTGACCATCAAAGGTGGCGAGCAAGCAGTACAAATGTTTGGCCCAGCTCAAGCAGCTGTTGCTAAAGCAGTAGCAGATAGCGTTGAAGACGGCACTATCCCTGCAGACGAAGCGGATGATGTTTTCGTTTGTGTTGGTGTTTTCATTCACTGGGAAGCTAAGAGCAACGAAGCTATCTATGAAAACAACTACAAAGCTGTAAAAGAATCTTTAGAGCGCGCCGTTAAGGACGAGCCTAAGGCTGCTACAGTTGTTGCACAAAAAGACAGCGCAGAGCACCCATTCAAGGGTTTCTAG
- a CDS encoding triphosphoribosyl-dephospho-CoA synthase — MSGYNELRAELTRLYLHVCQLDVQSLKPGNISVYSGAKDLSVDDFLTSAKVSAESITDPNSSLGLRILNAASATHAAVGTNTNLGMILLMAPLVHAAYARGTGGDIQLALENILQQTSIEDAQLVYQAIRIAKPGGMGDKDDQDISEEPSVTLLNTMKIASSWDQIAAQYSNNYQDIFNFGVPRYQTLMEKWKDEKWATTGLFMSYLAHYPDSLIERKFGLLKAREISDMISDLEMELCRSDIPSGHEAQLLEIDRQLKRDLINPGTSADLTAASIFAAGLY, encoded by the coding sequence ATGAGTGGCTATAATGAACTGCGAGCAGAGCTTACTCGTCTCTATCTGCATGTATGTCAATTAGATGTCCAATCTCTAAAGCCGGGTAATATCAGTGTCTACTCAGGCGCTAAAGATCTCAGTGTTGATGATTTTTTGACCAGTGCCAAAGTAAGTGCAGAATCGATTACTGATCCCAATTCAAGTTTAGGACTTCGTATCTTGAATGCCGCTTCAGCTACTCATGCTGCGGTGGGCACCAATACTAATCTTGGCATGATTCTTTTAATGGCCCCGCTAGTTCATGCTGCCTATGCACGGGGGACTGGAGGCGATATTCAGCTGGCTTTAGAAAATATACTACAGCAGACATCAATTGAAGATGCGCAGCTTGTGTATCAAGCGATACGCATAGCGAAACCTGGGGGAATGGGCGATAAAGACGATCAAGATATTTCTGAAGAACCTAGCGTAACTCTCTTAAATACAATGAAAATTGCATCTAGCTGGGATCAGATCGCTGCTCAATATTCAAACAATTATCAGGATATTTTTAACTTTGGTGTGCCTCGCTACCAGACGTTGATGGAGAAATGGAAGGACGAAAAATGGGCTACAACAGGGTTGTTCATGTCCTATTTAGCACATTACCCAGATAGTTTAATTGAACGGAAATTTGGGCTCTTAAAAGCTAGGGAAATTAGTGATATGATCTCGGATCTTGAGATGGAGCTCTGCCGTTCGGACATACCGAGTGGGCACGAGGCACAATTATTAGAAATTGACCGCCAACTCAAGCGAGACCTAATCAACCCGGGAACCTCAGCGGATCTTACTGCAGCTAGCATCTTCGCGGCTGGCCTATACTAA